The following are encoded in a window of Brevibacillus ruminantium genomic DNA:
- a CDS encoding GNAT family N-acetyltransferase, producing the protein MPFMLAVEQAAVQNGMKRIWLLTTNDNLNARRFCQKRGYELVRLPRTRSSHGGKGAS; encoded by the coding sequence GTGCCGTTCATGCTCGCGGTAGAACAAGCGGCTGTGCAAAACGGAATGAAGCGGATTTGGCTTTTGACGACCAATGACAATCTGAACGCACGGCGGTTCTGTCAAAAGCGCGGCTACGAATTGGTTCGCCTCCCCCGTACTCGCAGCTCTCATGGCGGAAAAGGAGCCTCGTAA
- the nagA gene encoding N-acetylglucosamine-6-phosphate deacetylase gives MTKRFALRGRVVANGHDILDGLVVVNGAAIEYAGPAEGYGKEWPEQVERVENGFICPGFVDMHMHGIAGSDTMDGTPRALQTISRALAGYGVTSFLATTMTAPYADLEKAIRNVVEVFRKGTDGASIVGIHLEGPWINPRYKGAQKEENIVPPALEDVRRLWELADGLIKVVTIAPEQTGALEAIRWLKDQGVVVSAGHSGASFAQTESAVRSGVRHFTHCFNAMTGMHHREPGVAGAAMYHEQLSTELIADGVHVHPAVMRILYRIKSASRLVLVSDSMRAAALGEGVYDLGGQEVKVQGAEAQLADGTLAGSILTLNHAVQNMVTLSGVPLAEAVAMATETPAEILGIGGRKGRLQAGYDADLIVFGDDYQVRSTYVGGRLVYHV, from the coding sequence ATGACAAAAAGATTTGCCCTGCGGGGAAGGGTGGTAGCGAACGGACATGACATCCTGGACGGACTGGTCGTGGTGAATGGTGCTGCCATTGAGTACGCAGGGCCGGCAGAAGGGTACGGAAAGGAATGGCCAGAGCAAGTGGAGCGGGTAGAGAACGGCTTTATTTGCCCGGGCTTTGTGGATATGCATATGCACGGGATTGCCGGCAGTGACACGATGGACGGGACTCCTCGTGCGCTGCAGACGATTTCCCGTGCGCTGGCTGGCTATGGCGTCACTTCGTTTTTGGCGACCACGATGACCGCGCCATATGCTGATCTGGAAAAGGCCATTCGCAATGTGGTGGAAGTATTTCGGAAGGGCACGGACGGAGCTTCCATCGTCGGAATCCATCTGGAGGGGCCGTGGATCAATCCGAGGTACAAAGGCGCTCAAAAAGAGGAAAATATCGTTCCGCCAGCGCTAGAGGATGTGCGGCGCCTTTGGGAGCTGGCGGACGGCCTGATCAAAGTCGTCACCATCGCACCCGAGCAGACGGGTGCATTGGAGGCAATTCGCTGGCTGAAAGATCAGGGTGTCGTCGTTTCTGCCGGACATTCGGGAGCCAGCTTCGCCCAGACAGAAAGTGCGGTTCGAAGTGGTGTCCGTCACTTTACCCATTGCTTTAATGCGATGACAGGGATGCATCATCGCGAACCAGGAGTGGCGGGTGCGGCTATGTATCATGAGCAGCTAAGCACGGAATTGATTGCGGACGGTGTGCATGTCCACCCGGCTGTGATGCGGATTTTGTACCGGATCAAGTCAGCTTCCCGATTGGTGTTGGTAAGTGACTCGATGCGTGCGGCCGCTTTAGGTGAGGGCGTGTATGATTTAGGCGGACAAGAAGTGAAGGTTCAGGGGGCAGAGGCGCAGTTGGCTGACGGTACCTTGGCGGGGAGCATCCTGACCTTGAATCATGCGGTGCAGAATATGGTAACTCTCTCGGGTGTCCCTCTCGCGGAAGCAGTAGCGATGGCTACTGAAACACCAGCCGAAATCCTCGGAATCGGAGGTAGAAAAGGACGGCTGCAAGCAGGATATGATGCCGATCTGATTGTGTTTGGGGATGACTATCAAGTACGCTCTACTTATGTTGGGGGCAGGCTTGTCTATCATGTGTAA
- a CDS encoding carbohydrate-binding protein, producing MKRYLSLGLAFSLAIVGNFTLTEGASAKVCDNDPLRSSGCTHAYRSYNSSWDYESNQSGSYNKDHRIIRQEEASWYEWGMGDLPSGRATLEVYLAHADFTNRQARYYVLHEGLSTEEYVGNVNQYSARSGWNEVGTIRLDAGRVWVILDGSDWSGRTNTYTGADAVSL from the coding sequence ATGAAAAGATATTTATCCTTAGGTTTAGCTTTCTCACTTGCGATAGTAGGTAACTTTACTTTAACTGAAGGTGCATCTGCTAAAGTTTGTGACAACGATCCTTTGCGCAGTTCAGGTTGCACCCATGCCTACAGAAGCTACAACAGTTCTTGGGATTATGAAAGTAACCAGTCCGGTAGCTATAACAAGGATCATCGTATTATTCGTCAAGAGGAAGCTTCTTGGTATGAATGGGGCATGGGAGATCTACCGTCAGGCCGTGCAACATTAGAAGTTTATTTAGCTCATGCGGATTTTACCAATAGACAGGCTCGGTACTATGTATTACACGAAGGTTTGTCAACTGAAGAATATGTTGGGAATGTAAACCAATATTCAGCAAGGTCTGGTTGGAATGAAGTAGGGACGATAAGACTCGATGCGGGGCGTGTATGGGTTATTTTAGATGGCTCGGATTGGAGTGGAAGAACAAATACCTACACAGGGGCGGATGCAGTTTCATTATAA
- a CDS encoding LolA-like protein, whose protein sequence is MNKKFVVIVATSLVGLGLTGFYGLKGTAAETGTNDSKQQQSLVEEIDRNISLTTVQSKMLNAIDHYQSATGSFRTILTPIGVDETVDFEVYRGTSPWSHVKVTNNQNKEITETTFDGNTSMLINHNNKTYMQDKVSVQKQKVELDQNKPRSYKNDQGELVFVKRQDAAFSGIANDVLFPQDYAFWLTPSNYKIAGEEELLNRTSIVIEGEHDDPILAKKHQSSHFKMWIDKETGVLLKLVETNNNNEVTNSIEVLSIEFDKQQDFSTLSKTHAVPSDYKDVSRKLGNRENREEKKSEKEN, encoded by the coding sequence GTGAATAAAAAATTCGTAGTAATTGTAGCAACTTCATTAGTTGGGCTTGGGCTGACTGGATTTTATGGTCTTAAAGGGACTGCTGCTGAAACTGGTACTAATGATAGTAAGCAGCAACAATCTTTAGTTGAGGAGATCGATAGAAATATTTCCTTGACTACCGTTCAAAGCAAAATGCTAAATGCAATCGATCATTATCAAAGTGCTACAGGTTCTTTTCGAACTATACTGACGCCTATTGGCGTGGATGAGACAGTAGATTTCGAGGTTTATAGAGGAACAAGTCCGTGGAGCCATGTTAAAGTAACTAATAACCAGAACAAGGAGATCACAGAAACAACTTTTGATGGAAATACGTCCATGTTGATCAATCATAATAATAAAACATATATGCAGGACAAGGTATCAGTTCAAAAGCAAAAAGTCGAGCTCGATCAGAACAAACCTCGCTCATATAAAAATGATCAAGGCGAACTCGTATTTGTAAAAAGGCAAGATGCGGCTTTCTCAGGAATAGCAAATGATGTATTATTTCCTCAAGATTACGCATTTTGGCTGACACCTAGCAATTACAAAATTGCTGGAGAAGAGGAACTGTTAAATCGTACCTCAATTGTAATTGAAGGGGAGCATGATGATCCAATTTTGGCTAAGAAGCATCAATCTTCCCACTTTAAAATGTGGATCGATAAGGAAACGGGAGTATTGCTAAAATTAGTAGAAACGAATAACAATAATGAAGTCACGAACTCCATCGAGGTTCTTTCTATCGAGTTTGATAAACAGCAAGATTTTTCAACTCTATCAAAAACACATGCTGTTCCTTCAGATTATAAAGATGTTTCGAGAAAATTAGGAAATCGTGAAAATAGAGAAGAGAAAAAATCCGAAAAAGAGAATTAA
- a CDS encoding purine/pyrimidine permease — translation MNTNKQGLNHGIGALQWLVFLLANAVALPIVIGQVFHLSDPEITGLMQRTFFIVGISSFLQGWLGHKFPIVDGPAGTWLVVFIIMGETVARTGGDVSETLRLLETGMLAAGLLLILFGATGLVRRMLPLFTPLVSGVYLLLLALQVSGTFLQGMAGVSGNPAKADWTSALLALLVFSTVLILSFRGKGWVKSYAVLIGILTGCLAFYIAGIWKHPAPAETLLQLPEALAWGTPLWDSGMAASSILIVMILLSNTFASIAAMKQVQAGSPQLEPAELSRSSVVGGFSHLLSALFSTVGMVPLSGSAGFVKLTGQRSRVPFLLACLIMAAAAFFPGVIRLLTMLPGPVAYAAVLASFVQMVGIGLQSLVQTQLDQRRLTIIGIGLLFGVGSMFFPPSVFQELPSVVRYTLGNGLLFGTMIVMGLEQGWKEHRISSVTKQKME, via the coding sequence GTGAACACGAACAAACAAGGATTAAACCACGGGATCGGGGCGCTGCAATGGCTGGTATTTTTACTGGCCAATGCAGTCGCCCTTCCTATCGTTATCGGCCAAGTCTTTCATCTATCAGACCCGGAAATTACGGGACTGATGCAACGCACCTTTTTTATTGTCGGGATCAGCTCGTTTTTGCAAGGCTGGCTCGGCCACAAATTCCCGATTGTGGATGGCCCCGCCGGTACCTGGCTGGTCGTTTTTATTATCATGGGAGAAACTGTCGCCCGGACTGGCGGAGATGTCTCCGAGACCCTTCGCCTCCTGGAGACCGGCATGCTCGCGGCCGGTTTGCTGTTAATCTTGTTTGGAGCAACCGGGCTAGTGCGCCGCATGCTGCCCTTGTTCACGCCGCTGGTGTCGGGCGTGTATCTGCTGCTGCTCGCCCTGCAGGTAAGCGGGACGTTTTTGCAAGGTATGGCCGGTGTGAGCGGAAATCCGGCGAAAGCGGACTGGACGTCGGCGCTGCTCGCCCTTCTCGTTTTCTCCACAGTCCTTATCCTTTCTTTTCGCGGAAAGGGCTGGGTCAAAAGCTATGCCGTTCTGATCGGTATTCTGACAGGCTGCCTGGCCTTTTACATCGCGGGCATCTGGAAGCACCCAGCTCCGGCCGAAACCCTGCTCCAGCTTCCCGAAGCGCTCGCCTGGGGAACTCCGCTGTGGGATTCGGGCATGGCCGCATCCAGTATTTTAATCGTCATGATCCTGCTGTCCAACACGTTTGCCAGCATCGCAGCGATGAAGCAGGTGCAAGCCGGATCGCCTCAGCTGGAGCCTGCAGAGCTGTCCCGCAGCTCGGTAGTCGGCGGTTTTTCCCATCTGCTGTCCGCCCTTTTTTCGACAGTCGGGATGGTGCCTCTGTCCGGCTCGGCCGGCTTTGTCAAGCTCACCGGTCAAAGGAGCAGGGTGCCGTTTCTTCTGGCCTGCCTGATCATGGCTGCAGCTGCTTTCTTTCCGGGCGTAATCCGGTTGCTGACCATGCTTCCCGGCCCGGTCGCTTATGCGGCGGTATTGGCCTCCTTTGTCCAAATGGTCGGCATCGGGCTGCAATCGCTCGTCCAGACTCAGCTCGACCAACGCCGTCTGACCATCATCGGGATCGGGCTGCTCTTTGGCGTCGGCTCGATGTTTTTCCCGCCCTCTGTGTTTCAGGAGCTGCCGTCGGTCGTCCGCTATACGCTGGGCAACGGTCTTCTGTTTGGAACGATGATCGTGATGGGGCTGGAGCAGGGGTGGAAAGAGCATCGCATTAGTTCCGTGACAAAGCAGAAAATGGAATAA
- a CDS encoding nucleoside hydrolase yields MSDVIKMVIDADTGIDDSLAILHALKAPDVKVEGITTVFGNASVAQATDNTLRLIKLANPGYEVPVAMGAAKPLVREWAGPVSHVHGNNGIGDVDLPASEQKALDETAAQFIVRKANELGGELTLVTLGRLTNLAEALQIDPELPGKLKRVFIMGGTVFAPGNVTPKAEANFRGDPEAVAAVMKAGLKITMVGLDVTMKVRLTQQHLDAAMGYCRPENKPVVQYMNDALQHYFRFYWEVDNLMGACPTHDPLTVLVARMPWVVRTQTMKVSIETEGEFCAGSVVADLRTKPSVGHEIEVCVDVDAEKIPHHLLSVF; encoded by the coding sequence ATGTCTGATGTAATCAAAATGGTCATCGACGCAGATACTGGCATTGATGACTCTCTCGCCATCCTGCACGCTCTGAAGGCGCCTGATGTCAAAGTAGAAGGCATTACGACTGTATTTGGGAACGCAAGCGTAGCTCAGGCGACGGATAACACCCTGCGTCTGATCAAGCTGGCGAATCCCGGTTATGAAGTACCGGTTGCAATGGGCGCGGCCAAGCCGCTCGTGCGTGAATGGGCTGGTCCTGTCTCCCACGTTCACGGAAACAACGGAATCGGGGATGTGGATCTGCCAGCATCCGAGCAAAAAGCACTGGACGAGACAGCAGCCCAGTTTATCGTGCGCAAGGCAAATGAATTGGGCGGAGAGCTGACATTGGTCACGCTGGGCCGTCTGACCAACCTGGCTGAGGCGCTGCAGATTGATCCCGAGCTGCCTGGCAAGCTGAAGCGCGTCTTCATCATGGGCGGAACCGTGTTTGCTCCTGGAAATGTAACACCGAAAGCAGAAGCCAACTTCCGCGGAGACCCGGAGGCAGTTGCAGCCGTGATGAAAGCAGGTCTGAAAATTACGATGGTCGGCCTGGATGTGACGATGAAGGTCCGTCTGACACAGCAGCATCTCGATGCAGCCATGGGCTACTGCCGTCCGGAGAACAAACCGGTCGTCCAATACATGAATGATGCCCTGCAGCACTATTTCCGCTTTTACTGGGAAGTGGACAACCTCATGGGTGCGTGTCCAACCCACGACCCGCTGACTGTACTGGTTGCCCGCATGCCGTGGGTAGTCCGTACGCAAACCATGAAAGTGAGCATTGAAACCGAGGGCGAGTTCTGCGCAGGTTCCGTCGTCGCTGATTTGCGGACTAAACCGAGCGTCGGACATGAAATCGAAGTATGCGTGGATGTAGATGCAGAGAAAATTCCTCATCACCTGTTGTCCGTTTTTTAA
- a CDS encoding ABC transporter permease, producing the protein MLSSLWEQTINLTLFVILLRMMPPILLGALGGLMTDRAGVINIGIEGLMLVSAFTSVAVGSATDSWLIGIAGGVLASMLVSYAMAFFSLKMKVDIIVSGFAVNIFGTGITVLMMSILYDSHGNFVPEHPVSIPNIVIPFLDQIPFLGKLLSGHNLMVWISILAVVFCYYMLYHTPYGTHLRATGEEPAAARSLGIPVVRIQYSALVWSGFFSGLAGAYLSMGMTSMFVRDMTAGTGFLALAVVIFGNRHPFGILAGSAVFALATAMTMIIETTPGNVIPSQFIKMVPYVVTIIALVVYAIRKHRKTLFS; encoded by the coding sequence ATGCTAAGTAGTCTGTGGGAACAAACGATAAATCTGACGCTCTTTGTCATTCTCCTGCGGATGATGCCACCGATTCTTCTCGGGGCTTTGGGCGGCTTGATGACAGACCGTGCGGGTGTAATCAATATCGGGATCGAGGGACTCATGCTCGTCTCTGCGTTTACCTCGGTTGCCGTCGGTTCCGCTACGGATAGCTGGCTGATCGGGATTGCGGGCGGTGTACTCGCCTCGATGCTGGTGAGCTACGCCATGGCCTTCTTCTCCCTGAAAATGAAGGTGGACATCATCGTATCCGGTTTTGCCGTCAACATTTTCGGGACAGGGATTACGGTTTTGATGATGAGCATTTTGTACGATTCTCACGGTAACTTCGTACCTGAACATCCCGTATCCATTCCGAACATTGTCATTCCTTTCCTGGATCAGATCCCTTTCCTCGGCAAGCTGCTGAGCGGACATAATCTGATGGTATGGATTTCGATCCTGGCTGTTGTCTTCTGCTACTATATGTTGTACCACACGCCTTACGGAACCCATCTGCGGGCGACCGGGGAAGAACCGGCTGCCGCCCGCTCGCTCGGGATACCGGTTGTCCGCATTCAGTATTCGGCTCTGGTGTGGAGCGGCTTTTTCTCCGGGCTTGCCGGTGCGTACCTCTCCATGGGGATGACCAGCATGTTCGTACGCGACATGACGGCGGGTACAGGATTTTTGGCCTTGGCTGTCGTGATTTTCGGGAATCGCCATCCTTTCGGGATTCTGGCCGGTTCGGCTGTGTTTGCACTGGCAACAGCAATGACGATGATTATCGAGACGACTCCGGGCAATGTCATTCCCAGTCAGTTCATCAAAATGGTTCCCTACGTGGTCACCATTATCGCGCTCGTCGTCTATGCCATTCGTAAGCACCGCAAAACCTTATTTTCGTAA
- a CDS encoding ABC transporter permease, whose product MKQRSAVYLDLLGILLAIVAALVIGILVIFMVSNEPVAALQALFIEPFTSLFSFGSVLNRMIPLVFTGLAIVVVFQSGVFSMGAEGQLYIGALTGALTAVYVTDLSPWIHIPLVILAALIGGALYGLLPGVLKAYFKADEIVSTLMFNFIAILFVSYLLNYVFKAPDSGGFARLPFIQDSAKLGQIFNGFPTHAGFLIAVLAAVAVYLLMYKTKTGYELRTVGKNPLFAEYGGIKPKKVLILSIAISGALAGLGGTIEVIGLHGTLKDNFSAGLGFDGIIVSLLARNHPIAVLLSAFFYAYLQVGGQIMQANSDVPRDLAIIIQALLVIFVSSQAIFAYLKQRKLMSASGGGRDAK is encoded by the coding sequence ATGAAGCAGCGAAGTGCAGTATACCTCGATCTCCTCGGAATCTTACTGGCTATTGTTGCGGCGCTGGTTATCGGTATCCTCGTGATCTTCATGGTGAGCAACGAACCCGTCGCCGCACTGCAAGCTTTGTTCATCGAACCGTTTACCAGCCTGTTCAGCTTTGGTTCCGTACTCAATCGGATGATCCCCCTCGTCTTCACGGGTCTGGCGATTGTCGTCGTCTTCCAAAGCGGCGTGTTCAGCATGGGGGCAGAGGGTCAGCTCTACATCGGTGCCTTGACTGGTGCTTTGACGGCCGTCTATGTCACGGATCTGTCTCCCTGGATTCATATCCCGCTCGTTATTCTGGCAGCGTTGATTGGCGGAGCATTGTACGGCTTGTTGCCGGGTGTTCTGAAAGCTTATTTCAAGGCAGACGAGATTGTCTCCACCTTGATGTTCAACTTTATCGCGATTCTGTTTGTCTCGTATTTGCTGAACTACGTATTCAAAGCACCGGATAGCGGCGGCTTTGCACGTCTTCCCTTTATCCAGGACAGTGCCAAGCTGGGGCAGATTTTCAATGGATTCCCCACGCACGCAGGCTTCCTGATTGCAGTACTGGCAGCCGTGGCTGTCTATCTTCTGATGTACAAAACCAAGACGGGCTACGAGCTTCGGACTGTCGGGAAAAACCCGCTGTTCGCTGAATACGGCGGCATCAAGCCGAAAAAGGTACTCATTTTAAGTATCGCCATCAGCGGTGCTCTGGCAGGTCTCGGCGGTACAATCGAAGTAATTGGCCTTCACGGCACATTGAAAGATAACTTCTCCGCCGGACTCGGCTTCGACGGAATCATCGTTTCTCTGCTGGCACGCAATCACCCGATTGCTGTCCTGTTATCTGCCTTCTTCTATGCCTATTTGCAAGTAGGCGGCCAGATCATGCAGGCCAACAGTGACGTGCCGCGGGATTTGGCAATCATTATTCAAGCACTGCTGGTGATCTTCGTCTCTTCTCAAGCCATCTTTGCTTACCTGAAACAGCGCAAACTGATGTCAGCAAGTGGAGGTGGGCGCGATGCTAAGTAG
- a CDS encoding ABC transporter ATP-binding protein produces MADLLEMRNIHKVYPNGTKANQGVSFSVRQGEIHALVGENGAGKSTLMKILFGLESPTQGDIFYRGEKVVLKSPKDAIKYEIGMVHQHFMLVPSFSVAQNIVLGSEPTKGVMSDHQKAISETERLIEEFGLKVDPHAKVENISVGLKQRVEILKVLYRGARLIILDEPTAVLTPQETDELFQSLKKLVSQGYTIIFITHKLNEVMEISDRITVLRAGKTISTLITSETSKEEISRLMVGRDVLLRVEKKPAVPKETVLSLEQVSYVSDTGKQVLSDISFQVRAGEIFGIAGVEGNGQTELIEVITGFRKNFKGRILFLNEELAGKSIEDIRNIGIGHIPEDRQTRGACLTSSIKENLILDLYRDKSFRRGLFLNQKKINEHADKLIQEFDIRTQSRDTLAGSLSGGNIQKIVVAREISKNPKLLIAAQPTRGVDIGSIEFIHKEIVKKRDEGAAVLLVSAELSEVMSLSDRIGVLYNGELAVILENSESLTEEEIGFYMLGVKKQEKRASAT; encoded by the coding sequence ATGGCAGACCTGCTGGAAATGCGCAATATTCACAAGGTGTATCCCAATGGCACGAAAGCGAATCAGGGCGTTTCTTTCTCCGTTCGACAAGGCGAGATCCATGCACTTGTTGGTGAGAACGGCGCAGGGAAATCGACATTGATGAAAATCCTCTTCGGTCTGGAAAGCCCCACACAAGGGGACATCTTTTACCGCGGGGAAAAAGTCGTACTGAAAAGTCCCAAAGACGCGATCAAATATGAAATCGGGATGGTGCACCAGCATTTTATGCTGGTCCCCTCCTTCTCTGTGGCTCAAAACATCGTGCTTGGCTCTGAGCCAACCAAAGGTGTAATGTCCGACCATCAAAAGGCGATTTCGGAGACGGAACGTCTGATCGAGGAATTCGGCCTCAAGGTTGATCCTCACGCCAAAGTGGAGAACATTTCCGTAGGACTGAAGCAGCGCGTAGAAATCTTGAAAGTACTGTACCGTGGCGCACGGCTCATCATTCTCGATGAGCCGACCGCGGTGCTTACTCCTCAGGAAACGGATGAATTGTTCCAATCCTTGAAAAAGTTAGTGTCTCAAGGCTATACGATCATCTTTATTACGCACAAGCTGAATGAAGTCATGGAAATTTCAGACCGAATTACGGTCCTTCGTGCGGGAAAAACAATCTCTACACTCATAACCTCTGAAACATCCAAAGAAGAGATTTCCAGACTGATGGTGGGACGGGACGTACTCTTGCGAGTTGAGAAAAAGCCCGCCGTACCCAAAGAGACCGTTCTCTCTCTCGAACAGGTCAGCTATGTATCAGATACCGGCAAACAAGTGCTGAGCGATATCTCGTTTCAAGTAAGAGCTGGTGAAATCTTTGGCATCGCCGGTGTGGAAGGAAATGGCCAGACAGAATTGATTGAAGTCATTACCGGTTTCCGCAAGAATTTCAAAGGACGTATTTTGTTTTTGAATGAAGAATTGGCTGGCAAAAGCATCGAAGATATCCGCAACATCGGGATCGGCCATATCCCCGAGGATCGGCAGACTAGAGGTGCTTGCCTCACCTCCTCTATCAAGGAAAATCTGATCCTGGACCTGTATCGGGATAAATCGTTCCGCCGCGGCCTCTTCCTCAACCAGAAGAAGATCAATGAGCATGCGGACAAGCTGATCCAGGAATTTGATATACGCACACAAAGCCGCGATACGCTGGCAGGCTCCCTGTCCGGCGGAAATATTCAAAAAATCGTCGTCGCTCGTGAGATTTCCAAAAATCCAAAGCTGCTGATTGCGGCTCAACCCACACGCGGTGTCGACATCGGTTCCATCGAGTTTATTCACAAGGAAATCGTCAAAAAACGGGATGAAGGCGCTGCAGTCCTGCTGGTCTCTGCCGAGCTGTCAGAGGTCATGAGCCTAAGCGACCGCATCGGGGTCCTCTATAACGGGGAGCTTGCCGTCATTCTCGAAAATTCGGAAAGCCTGACAGAAGAAGAAATCGGCTTCTACATGTTGGGCGTCAAAAAGCAGGAAAAGAGGGCGAGTGCCACATGA
- a CDS encoding BMP family lipoprotein has product MKKHLLGKVGASLLALSMILAGCGGGSGNENAAKPGNAKNEAKGDASADKKLAVGYYVSGNLGDSGFFDSAKEGLDRAEKDLGVEVKTVQGGANQSDWPTGLESMVASKKYEVIVVGTSQMKETTIDLAKRYPEQKFIYFDETITDVPNIYSVKYNQREGSFLAGAFAAMVTTSKDLDKANPDKTIGFLGGMDIPIINDFKAGYEQGAHFIDPEVKVISSFVGDFNNAPKGKELSLAQFNSQNVDIIFNVAGPAGIGGLEAAKEANKYAIGVNSNQNMVQPGHVLTSMLKNVGNSIYRALDLYKKDQLPFGENESLGIYEEGVGLAKDDLYNQYVPQAIRDKMDEIQVKVVSGEIKIN; this is encoded by the coding sequence ATGAAGAAACATCTGTTAGGAAAAGTTGGAGCAAGTCTGCTGGCTTTGTCCATGATTTTGGCAGGTTGCGGAGGCGGCTCTGGCAATGAGAATGCTGCCAAGCCTGGCAATGCGAAGAACGAGGCAAAAGGAGATGCTTCCGCTGACAAGAAACTGGCTGTCGGTTACTATGTGAGCGGCAACCTCGGAGACAGCGGCTTCTTCGACTCTGCGAAAGAGGGCCTCGACCGCGCCGAAAAAGACCTGGGTGTAGAAGTAAAAACGGTACAAGGCGGAGCAAACCAATCCGACTGGCCGACCGGTCTCGAATCCATGGTAGCCAGCAAAAAGTACGAGGTTATTGTCGTTGGGACAAGCCAAATGAAAGAAACCACCATTGATCTGGCGAAGCGCTATCCCGAGCAAAAATTCATCTATTTCGATGAAACCATCACAGATGTACCAAACATCTACTCTGTGAAATACAACCAGCGCGAAGGTTCCTTCCTCGCAGGAGCATTTGCTGCAATGGTAACCACCAGCAAAGATCTGGATAAGGCGAACCCGGATAAAACCATCGGCTTCCTCGGCGGTATGGATATTCCGATCATCAATGACTTCAAAGCCGGTTATGAGCAAGGTGCCCATTTTATCGATCCGGAAGTAAAAGTGATCTCCTCCTTCGTAGGTGATTTCAACAACGCGCCAAAAGGAAAAGAACTCTCCCTGGCACAATTCAACTCGCAAAATGTTGACATTATCTTCAACGTAGCGGGACCTGCTGGTATCGGCGGTCTGGAAGCAGCGAAAGAAGCCAACAAATACGCAATCGGCGTTAACAGCAACCAAAACATGGTTCAACCAGGTCACGTCCTGACTTCCATGCTGAAAAACGTAGGCAACTCGATTTATCGTGCACTTGACCTGTACAAAAAAGACCAACTGCCATTCGGCGAAAACGAGTCTCTCGGTATCTACGAAGAAGGTGTAGGTCTGGCGAAAGACGATCTTTACAACCAATACGTTCCACAAGCCATCCGCGACAAAATGGATGAAATCCAGGTGAAAGTCGTTAGCGGGGAAATCAAGATTAATTAG
- the rbsK gene encoding ribokinase: MRQSNIVVIGSLNMDIVVEAPRFPQVGETISGTKAHFIPGGKGGNQAVAAARLGARTHMVGMVGDDAFGGALIQSLAANQVITKRVTQTAEEPTGLASIMIAHEDNHIVVVPGANALCLPENIEALEETIAAADIVLLQLEIPMETVVAAAEMAKRHGKTVILNPAPAQKLPDALLHSVDFMTPNRSELYLLTGIDPYGDGLEKAIDALLEMGPRCVVTTLGSAGSVYKEKGKELIAIPAHHVPVVDTTGAGDAFNGGLGYALSIGYGLDQAVRFAGKVSALAVTRFGAQAGMPTLDEVKAFALKLMQPE; the protein is encoded by the coding sequence ATGAGACAGTCAAACATCGTGGTCATCGGGAGTCTGAACATGGACATCGTCGTGGAAGCGCCCCGTTTTCCACAAGTGGGCGAGACGATTTCAGGCACCAAGGCCCACTTCATTCCCGGCGGCAAAGGTGGCAATCAGGCTGTAGCCGCAGCCAGGCTGGGTGCACGCACCCATATGGTCGGGATGGTAGGAGATGATGCATTTGGCGGAGCGTTGATCCAGTCACTGGCAGCCAATCAAGTCATCACCAAGCGTGTGACCCAGACAGCGGAAGAGCCTACTGGTCTTGCTTCGATCATGATCGCCCACGAAGACAATCACATTGTCGTCGTTCCCGGAGCCAATGCACTTTGCCTGCCGGAAAACATTGAAGCTTTGGAAGAAACGATCGCCGCCGCTGATATCGTCCTACTCCAGTTGGAAATTCCAATGGAGACCGTGGTCGCCGCAGCGGAAATGGCCAAGCGGCACGGAAAAACAGTGATATTGAATCCTGCTCCGGCGCAAAAGCTTCCCGACGCTCTTCTCCACTCCGTTGACTTTATGACACCAAACCGCTCCGAGCTGTATTTGCTCACCGGTATCGATCCGTATGGAGACGGTCTGGAAAAAGCCATAGATGCTCTCCTTGAGATGGGCCCTCGCTGCGTGGTCACCACGCTTGGCTCTGCCGGGTCCGTTTACAAGGAGAAAGGCAAGGAACTCATAGCGATCCCTGCCCATCACGTACCTGTGGTCGATACAACCGGAGCCGGGGACGCCTTCAACGGCGGACTTGGTTACGCGTTATCGATCGGATATGGACTGGATCAAGCAGTCCGCTTTGCCGGCAAGGTATCTGCCCTGGCCGTCACCCGTTTCGGTGCACAAGCAGGAATGCCCACACTCGACGAAGTGAAAGCATTCGCTCTCAAGCTGATGCAGCCGGAATAA